The Drosophila yakuba strain Tai18E2 chromosome X, Prin_Dyak_Tai18E2_2.1, whole genome shotgun sequence DNA segment taattttaattgcggAGAGAGGAGATGCAGAGCAGTTACTAACCCTGCCGGCGGTTATCGACAATGGATtgagtatatatgtatgtaagatACGTCCCGATGCCGTCGCACACATTGATGAACTACTGTAATAATACGTACGTGTAACGAGATCGAAACATTTACTAACCGATGGCAATAAAACGGCcgcaaagaaataaaaaaaaaatcaaatgaaaccCAAGCAAAATGTGTTTATATGTGGTTTGATCAAAAggtatacaaatatacatttaaaattctgcctgttacatacttttcaatgagTCTAATATACCCtcttactctacgagtaactggtAAAATTAAAGCTACTGGGAATGCTATACAGTATGCCGTTTGTTTCTTGGCAATAAACTATGTGTGAGGTGTGCTCAGAAACTCGGTAAAAGTCCAACGTTCAAGTTGTATGTAAGATGTCGCAGAAAAATCCGGtgtaaaaatttgtttttcaaaatttggTTTGTAACCCACATTAGTAAACACGAGCGCCTCTACTGCCAAGCAGTTTTCACAATCATTGCAAGCAGTGCAGGCGCCACAATATACGTTGCATTCACGCAACAACATCTGTGTACCCGAGCAATATGTCGCATCATCCACACGTTCTTACCGAGGCAGCTGCCCTCCTCCTGATAAACGGCTTGGATGCCACCGGCAGTGCCACGCCTCCCAGCGCCCAGCCGCCTCCCGCAGCGGCAGCGGAAGTAAACTGCTTGCCGGAAATCGTTGCATCGGCTCATCGGATGGCCAGTGGCACGCCCACCGCCTCCATGGCCGCCCTGGAAATATCATCAGCTCGACAGAGGATGCTGCCACTGATAACGCGAAGTCCCTTGGAGGAGAGCCTCCATTCGGCGAACGAGAATGGCAACTCGTGCCGCATCTGCCGCTGGAATCGCAGCGACATGGAGATCATCAAGTGTCCGTGCAACTGCAAGGGCAGCGTGGTAAGTGTGGTTCCTTACACAGCACCTGCTACCGCCGGCAAGGGTTCCAGTTCGTGGGAATACTCTTCCCTTTACCGACACCAGCTTAGTAGCATCTCAAAATCTTGCATATGGGATTGTCTTCTTGGACTTACGGCATTCAGGTGATCTTTGCAGGGCTACATCCACCTGAAGTGCCTGAAGCGCTGGATTATGCACAGAAGGGATAATCGCTGTGAGGTCTGCAATGCAGTCTTTGACATTTCGGAGGAGCGGGTCAGTCTGAAGCAGATGATCCGAACCTTCTGCTGTGGCCGTTGTTGCGGCCTGATTGTGAAGCACCTGCTATTTAGCGCCTCGCTGATGCCACTAGCCCATATCATATTGCAGCAGGTGAGTTTCAACTGAGCTTGGAGTTTCACTGGCTTTGTTTTAAGTTGAAAACTTGATGATCAAAGGTGCTGCAGTGCATGGATACTATGAATCAGGGCAGCACCGAGCAGCTTACCGTCCAGGAGGTGTTTGTCGCCTCCTGCGCCCTGCTGACCTCCAGTGCCCTGTTCTTCCACTTCTTTGAGTTCGTCACCACACGGTTCCTGCTCATCCGGAACATTCTGCGCCACTGGTGGATGTTTGGCAGCACCTCCGACTTTGCCCTGGTGGAGATCGAGGATGAGTCCATTGATTTTTTTGATGACTAGGCTGATGATAAGGGTTGAAGTAACAAGTATGATGATTGGAAGGCAGTGCCGTCTTAGGTAGTTCCACCAAGAACGTGATGTAATAAATGAAGTAATTtattacattattttattgttttattatttttagtatcagaatttttaaaatacgCTGCCGGAAACCGCCAAAATATTTACATCAGTTTTAGTATTATTTTGCACATGGTATATTTCCCGAATCGCGGGTGCTCAGCCTACACACTATGCATAattacaaaatcaaattttatttgcaatagAAAGAgtttaatatatttctaaaCGGTTAATAAAGATTTAATAGACTTTTGAGGACCCTACGGTAAGGTAACACTGCGATCTATCGGTCGGTCCGCAGTGAAGTCCCGCAGCAGTGGCTATCGATAAGACCAGCTGTTTGCCACCACTAGTTCCATCAAATCGACACacgaaaataaagaaaaagtgCTGCAGAAACAATACAATCCCCAACACATTAGCCGTGGGCCACGATATCGACTTCAGCCGACGGGCCATTAGACAATTAGATGTATTCCGATTTCGAGTTGTGTAAGTGCTAGAGAATTCCCATTcgagcaaaagcaaaacaatcgcagcagcaacaaagcaAGGCAAAACGTAgcagcgaaaaacaaaagcaaagcagCGCGCTGGCAGAGAAAGGAAAaccgaaaagcaaaaacagaaacacagaAACCAGAATACCGAAGAACGCCTTTAAagaaagtgaagtgaagtgcgagacacactcgaaaaaaacCAGATCTTGTTGTGGACCTCTTCTGCTCTTGCTTTTAACcgtgctttttgtttttgtttgccttttctttctttgtcTTATTCgctcaatttgttttatttttttggttttttgattgtttttggttttctgtaCCCGCGGCACGTGTGCGAATGCATTTCCCACAAATATCGACAAATCGAAACTTGTTGCAGAGTGCCACGCCTCCCGCGAGTCCCCCGCCCGCCCCTAAGGTTAGCATCGCTGTAAACGATAAACAGCGATAGcatcgaaataaaaaagaaaggcAATATCAACAGCAAATCAGCGAGATGGCTGGCCAACAACTCGCAGCCCTGATCCAAAATCCAATTCCCAACACCCCGAAGGCCCTATACGACCTGTCGCTGCAGGCCCTCATCGGGAGTATGAACACCAAGATTCCGGCGCTGGACAGGATCAACCGATTGGCGGAACTGCCACGCAACCTGCTCATCGATGTCTACGAAATGGTAAGTGCCAGCACTTCTTTCCCTCCAAAACTCAGTTGAATCCCATTATCATAACCAGTATGGGGCAATAGCTAAGTTATAATCTGGTTAACTGGGTTCTGAATACTAATAATGCCCCTACGTTTCCTGGTTTTCAATGTCGTAAGTTACGTTACCCAAAACTTATGGTACCATctcattattttattattagtacATCTAAATGTGTATGAAATTCCGTTTTAAGAGCATATCCTCAGCTTTTATCTGTAAATTTTTGTGACGCTTATTTTTCGAATgatgcatacacacacacattaaatTCCCGGAACTATGCGCATTCAATCATTAAGATTCTTGGCAGCATGAGTGAGGATCCCTAAATTTCGATACCTTACCACCTTAACTTAGTTCTTGCCTAGTTAGTTCTTATCTGAACTCGCCATACacatttatgtatgtacatacatatttcgCCACTGGCAATTACCATTCTCTCGTACCCATTATCAGCGATGGGGGGTATGGACACttgtctgtttgtgtttgtttgcttttccgCTTAAATTGTTTACACCCCGCCAGTCTGCCCATTAACCCTTGGCAGCAAGGCCTTCGCGAAAATTGTAGATTAACACTCACTAGCCTAGCACTCCCACTCAATGCATTCAGATTTCTCTGACACATTATGATTGGCACTGATTTAATTGTACATTTTACTATAACCGATCGTTAATCGTTATCTTTacaaatatgtacataatgCAGCATACTACAAGCTAAAGGATAGATTGCTGATAAAGTTCACCATCATCAATTGAGaccattgtttattttgactGAACGATCATAGCGATCTGATCGACATATCGAATAACGACCTTCAATTATCggaaattattgtttataatgAGTTTACTTAGTAATCCAGGGATAAACTGGCGCTGCATTCCGTTCGGATGGATTCCGTTCTGATGAAGGCAACCCGAGTCGACAGACCCACAGGTGGTTGCGAGTGTACAATGTATCTACAATGCTGGCCAGTGCCAGCCTGGGGTTTCGATTCCTCCATACATGGATTGTCATAATATGTGGCAATTACTGTGTAAATTATAAACTGAAGCGACATTGAAGGCGGGGGGCTCTATAAATAAACCAACCAGTTGGATGGGTCCAGCGCGCTTTGATTGTCCTGTTTGGAAATGGTGGGTCTCGTTCTGGGATTGGGATGGCGGATGGGGGATGGTGGATGCAGTGATGCATAGACCTTGCTTATATGGCGCAGCTGCTGGCTGAAGAGCCATTGAACTTGCTGATAATGGCTAAGCAAATTCCATTGTCCGCTGATTGGATGtatttcttttcttctcttctcttctcttcgAATTGGTTTACTTTTTATTGGCGACTCCAGTACTAAAATCTTAAGCTTTTCAAATAGGATTATCGATTAGCAATTTGTTCCCACATTAAAGTGTTTCGTAACTAAATTACTGACCTATTTTGCCACTACTAATGCTAATGCTACTACTATACCAATAACCAATCGCTTTTTCCACATCCACAGATGTCGCAGCAGGAGTCCTTGAAGGACAcgctgctggaggagctggcccAGCTGGAGGTGTTCGCTCGACTCGTTCGATACCCAGCTGCTCGCAGCCAGTTGCTGCACATAATGGCCTCACTAATGGCCAGCAAGAAGATGCTGGCCAAAAGACTCAGCGAGAACTATGTATCGCGCTATGAGGTTGCCGGTcaggaggaagaggaggtggaaccggaatcggaatcggtaGATTCGCACAAGGAGACGAATAAGGATACACCGGAGGATCGCACAACGGACCTCAGTAAAATGTATATCTACGACGGGGAGGCGTCAGAAGCAGACAGCGGCACCAGTGATTTGTGTTCCGAATTCAGTGGTGATATTCTGAGCATACTCGGTCTCCCACAGAAGAAAGACACCCCGGTTGAACCCACTGTGATCAACGATTCTGACCTCGAGGAGCTGCCCGCCGTGGAGATGCAGGCCATCGACCTGGGACTGCGCCTCGGATCGTTCCTCTCAGAGGCTGGATGGATGCAGGAGAGCATAACCGTGCTGGCATGCCTTAATGGAAGACTGAAGGACTTGCCGACCCACAAACACTGGTTGGAGTTGCGACTCGACTGCCTGCAGCggtaatttatatatttattaaatctattaTCAAACAAACTAATCAAATATATCTCCTCTGAATAGGCTTCTATACGCAGAAGCGGCCCATTGCAACTTCAAGCTGGCGCAGCGCACCTACGAGGAATTGATCGGTCTGAACAAATGGCTCAATAGTCGCGTGCCAACCCAGCTGGTGGCCATAGCCTACACTCAGATTTCCGCCATGTACTTTGCCCGCAATGAGTACAACTACAGTCATATGTGGAGCGGTCTCGCCATGCGATTTCTAAGGGGATCTGCGAATCCACGGTGAGTTGTGTTCCTATTCTCTTTAGCCTCATATATGGGTGGCTCATATTTCCCCTTAATCCCCGACAGCATCACCATCGATGTTCTGCGCCAGGCGGCCAAGGCCTGTGTTGTTAAGCGGGACTTTGCCCGGGCCAATCTGCTCATCTGCCAGGCGGTG contains these protein-coding regions:
- the LOC6524043 gene encoding E3 ubiquitin-protein ligase MARCHF7 isoform X1, giving the protein MSHHPHVLTEAAALLLINGLDATGSATPPSAQPPPAAAAEVNCLPEIVASAHRMASGTPTASMAALEISSARQRMLPLITRSPLEESLHSANENGNSCRICRWNRSDMEIIKCPCNCKGSVGYIHLKCLKRWIMHRRDNRCEVCNAVFDISEERVSLKQMIRTFCCGRCCGLIVKHLLFSASLMPLAHIILQQVLQCMDTMNQGSTEQLTVQEVFVASCALLTSSALFFHFFEFVTTRFLLIRNILRHWWMFGSTSDFALVEIEDESIDFFDD
- the LOC6524043 gene encoding uncharacterized protein LOC6524043 isoform X2 — its product is MSHHPHVLTEAAALLLINGLDATGSATPPSAQPPPAAAAEVNCLPEIVASAHRMASGTPTASMAALEISSARQRMLPLITRSPLEESLHSANENGNSCRICRWNRSDMEIIKCPCNCKGSVVIFAGLHPPEVPEALDYAQKG
- the LOC6524043 gene encoding uncharacterized protein LOC6524043 isoform X3 translates to MHRRDNRCEVCNAVFDISEERVSLKQMIRTFCCGRCCGLIVKHLLFSASLMPLAHIILQQVLQCMDTMNQGSTEQLTVQEVFVASCALLTSSALFFHFFEFVTTRFLLIRNILRHWWMFGSTSDFALVEIEDESIDFFDD
- the LOC6524044 gene encoding amyloid protein-binding protein 2; translated protein: MAGQQLAALIQNPIPNTPKALYDLSLQALIGSMNTKIPALDRINRLAELPRNLLIDVYEMMSQQESLKDTLLEELAQLEVFARLVRYPAARSQLLHIMASLMASKKMLAKRLSENYVSRYEVAGQEEEEVEPESESVDSHKETNKDTPEDRTTDLSKMYIYDGEASEADSGTSDLCSEFSGDILSILGLPQKKDTPVEPTVINDSDLEELPAVEMQAIDLGLRLGSFLSEAGWMQESITVLACLNGRLKDLPTHKHWLELRLDCLQRLLYAEAAHCNFKLAQRTYEELIGLNKWLNSRVPTQLVAIAYTQISAMYFARNEYNYSHMWSGLAMRFLRGSANPRITIDVLRQAAKACVVKRDFARANLLICQAVRRAREHFGPKHQKYGDALLDYGFFLLNVDSVFQSVNVYKEALAVRRGIFGNMNFHVAIAHEDLSYAYYVHEYSTGDFSCAQDHVDKAVNIMKRLVPSNHLMLASAKRVKALLLEEIALDKMADGMDEEDLLLQSEELHNFALLLSLQVFGEVNVQTAKHYGNLGRLYQTMNRFEEAERMHQKAIKIKTDLLGAFDYEVGLSIGHLASLYNYQMKKYRDAEQLYLRSIDISLRLFGHSYSGLEYDYLGLCHVYEALHDFEKYLKYAHKLENWQMLRGQNLTQNKSSYPAIEVDYSIEEVKSKFFSMCVCKNTPNRSELVESTTSSN